From the Mycobacterium sp. 155 genome, the window CGGTGACATGGCTCTCCCTAGTACGTTTCGGACGGTCAGACCGGGTCGGCGATCAGGGCAGGCCGGCGGTCAACAGCGGAGCCAGAGCCAGCGGAGACGTGGACGCCGGGACCGCTGCGGCTGGAGCAGCTGCCACCGGAGCCAATGCGGGCGCCGCGGTAGTGGCTGCTTGTGTCACGACGGGTGCCAGGTTCGCCAGCGGGCTGCCCGCGGACATCAGCCCAGCCAGATCGCCTGGAATGCTCACTTTCTGCGGCAGCGGGATCGGCATGCCCGGCACCTGAGGGATGTTGATGTCGGCCGAGGGGATCAGTGAGCTGGCGGATGTCGCCGCCGGAGCGGCCGTCGTCGCGGCGGGCGCGGTGAGGGGCGACGGCGAGAGCGGCGACGTCAGTGGTGAGGTGGCAGCCGGTGCTGTGGCTGCGGTTGCCGGCAGCTGGGGCAGCGTCACCGATGCAGTGGCCGCGGGCGCGGGTGCCGGCGCCGGCGCGGCCGGGGCTCCCGTCAGCGCCGAGGTGACTCCCTGCAATAGCTGCGGCGCGATGGCCGGTGCAGCCGCGAGCTCGTTGACGATCGGCAGGTTCGGCATCGCAGGTGCCGGCGCGGGGGCCGGATCAGCGGCCGCAGTGGCGCTGAGCGCCAACGCGACCGGGACCGCGCCTGCCGCGGCGATCATGCTGGTGGAAACTGCTTTCCAGGTGAGCTTCATGGTTCTCCCAATCGGTTGACTGCACGGCTGTGCCTGAAACTACGGAGTTACTGGTGTTACTCAAGTGACACGTGTGGCGGTTATTCAACCGTTACGGCAGTGACGGGTATCGGTTACCGGAGCCGTCGGCGGGAGCACTTCGGCAAATACCGTCACCAGCGTCACGCTGGAGTGGCGGTCGGCGTCGAGCGCCACTCCAGCGTGACAGGGCCGGGTGAACGCTAGAGTCGGGTCGGTAGACACAACGCCTGCCACAACCGATCCGACCGCATCGACCATGCGGCTGTATCGCTACGCGTGGTTACTGCTGGCGCTGAGCGTTGCGGCGCGCCTGGCCTTCTCCTACCTGGTGCCCAACGGCACAAACATGGTCGACCTGCACGTCTATCTCGGCGGTGCGGCGGCGCTGGACCATCCGGGCACCCTCTACCAGTACACGTACGGGGACAAGACGCCCGATTTTCTGTTGCCGTTCACCTATCCACCGTTCGCCGCGATGGTGTTCTATCCGCTGCAGTTTTTGCCGTTCGGTGTGGTCGCGTTCTTCTGGCAGATCGCCACGATCGTCGCGCTCTACGGCGTTGTCCGCGTCAGCCAGCGAATGCTGGGCCGGTACACCGACCCGCGGCTGACCCCGCTGTGGACGGCAGTCGGCATCTGGATCGAACCCCTGCGCAGCACATTCGACTATGGGCAAGTCAATGTCATCCTCACGCTCGCGGTGATCTACGCGGTGTACTCAGAGCGGTGGTGGCTGTCGGGTCTGCTGGTCGGTTTGGCCGCCGGGGTGAAGCTGACCCCAGCCGTCTCGGGGTTGTACTTCCTCGGCGCGAGACGCTGGGCCACCGTGGCATTTTCGGCTGTGGTCTTCTTCGGCACGGTGGTGCTGTCGCTGCTGGTGGTCGGCGATGAGGCCCGGTACTACTTCACCGATCTGCTCGGCGATGCCCGCCGGATAGGGCCGATCGGCACGGTGTTCAACCAGTCCTGGCGCGGCGGGATATCTCGCATCCTGGGGCATGACGCGGGCTACGGTCCGGTCGTGCTCGCGGGCATCGTGGTGACGGCGGTGCTCGCGGTGCTGGCGTGGCGGGCCGTCGGCGGCAGTGACGGTGACCGACTCGGCGGGATCATCATCGTCAGCCTGTTCGGACTCCTGTTGTCGCCGATTTCCTGGACGCACCACTGGGTGTGGTTGGTCCCACTGATGATCTGGCTGTTGCACGGTTCGTTGCGGGACCGCCGCGGGGCGCAGATCCTGGGGTGGGGCTGGCTCGGCCTGACACTGGTCGGAGCGCCGTGGCTGCTCAGCTTCGCGCAGCCGACCATTTGGGAGATCAGCCGGCCGTGGTACCTGGCCTGGGCGGACCTGGTCTACATCGTCGCGACGCTGGTGACGCTGGGCTGGATCGCGACTACTGGCCCAGGATACGGTCGATTTCGCGTGCCATATCGACGTCCTTCTCGGTGATGCCGCCGGCGGAATGTGTCACCAGTGCGAAGGTGACTGTCCGCCAACGGATGTCGACATCGGGATGATGATCCTTCTGTTCAGCGAACTCGGCGACGCGCCGCACCGCATCGATTCCGTCGAGAAACGCCGGGAATTTGACGGATCGGCGCAGGGCACCGCCCGCATGTTCCCAGCCGGGCAGATCAACTAGTGCGGCGTCAACCTGATCATTCGTCAACACAGCCATGTCTTCGACCGTATACCGTCGGGCGCGATGGATGAGCAGATCGTCGTTGCGGGTGCGCTGATCTCTGCGGGCGCGCTGCTGGTGGCCCAGCGTGAGCGGCCGCCGGAGCTGGCTGGGCTGTGGGAGCTGCCCGGCGGCAAGGTCGGGCCGGGGGAGAGCGACGCCGACGCACTGGCGCGGGAGTTGCGTGAGGAACTCGGTGTCGGGGTGAGCGTAGGTGCGCGGATCGGCGTTGACGTCGCCCTCAATGCCACCATGACATTGCGCGCCTACCTCGTCGCGCTGACCGACGGCAGTCCGCGCCCGCAGGACCATCGCGCCCTGCGCTGGGTGACTCTCGACGAGCTGCCCCTCCTGGACTGGGTTCCGGCGGACCGGGCGTGGATCGACGACCTGGCTGCGGCGATGCACCCTGACTGAGCACGACTGTCCCGGATTTGCTGGATGCAATTCTGTGAGATGTACCGGTTGCTCACCCAGGCTAAATGCGAAGAGCACCAAGTTATTCCGACTGCCTGTAGAACAGCCGACGGCATTCACAATCGCGGTGTGCAGATGCCCACGCCCGCCGCGCCGCCGGTGTCGTAACGACGAAAGGTCAAGCCCCCGAACGCCTTCCGATGGTACTGGAGTTCGCCGTCACCGTCGGGCGCGTCGCGGGACCGCTCATCCCCGAGTCCTGCTGATCTACCGGCGGCGATGCGCCGGGCCGGTGTTCATGACCACCACCCGAATGGCAAGGTCATATATCTGACGCATGTTTCGATGCTCCTACCGGCTATCTGTTCCGGTCGTACAATGCGGTGAGTGACTCAGCAAACTAGTGACTTTCGGCTCTGTCTTCGTGCCCGGCCATCGGCGCACAGTAGTGGCATGGAGCAGTTGACCGCTCTGGACGCGGGGTTTCTCGAAGCCGAGGATTCTGATCGGCACGTGAGCCTGGCGATCGGCGCTGTCGCTGTTCTCGACGGACCGATGCCCGATGCCGACACGGTGATAGCTACCCTGGCCGAACGTGCTTGCTCGGTGCCGCGACTGCAGCACGTGCTGCACACCCAGCCGCTCGATCTCGCAGCCCCGTATTGGGTGCAGGACAACAACTTCGACGCGGCGCACCATATCCACCGCACCGCGCTGCCACGTCCGGGCGACGACGCGGCGCTGTACCGTCTGCTCGGCGACGTGATGGAGCGGCGGTTGGACCGTGACCGCCCGCTGTGGGAGTGCTGGGTCGTCGACGGTCTGCAACACGGCCGCTGGGCCATCCTGATGAAGGTCCACCACTGTGTCGCCGACGGGATCGCGGCCACGCGGCTGCTGCGCCGGCTCTGCGACGATCCGACCGATGTCCCACCCGAGTCGGGGAAGGACTCGGCCCCTTTCCGTCCGCTGCACTGGATAGCCGGCGCCTGGCGGATGTCGATGGACCTGCTGGGCGCCGCCATTCAGGCCGTTCGCGGTGTGGCCGACATCGCCGCGGGGCTGCTTCGGCCCGCGGCGGCCTCCTCGCTGATCGGGTCGATCACCAGCATGCGGCGTTACACCTCGGTCGCGGTGCCGTTGGACGATGTGGTGAGTGTCTGCAGAGCGTTCGGCGTCACGGTCAACGATGTTGCGCTGGCGGCGCTCACCGACAGTTACCGCAGCGTGCTGGTCGGTCGCGGCGAGAAGCCCCAAGCCAACTCGTTGCGCACCCTGGTACCTGTCTCGGTACGGTCCGACGGTGCGCGTGACGGCACCGACAACCGGGTGTCCGTCATGCTGCCCTACCTGCCTGTCGACAAGGCCGATCCGGTCCACCAACTCCGCACGGTGCACGCGCGGCTGGCCCGAACCAAGGCCGGAGGGCAATGCCTGGCCGGCAATGCATTGGCGTCGGCGGCCAATGTCATTCCGTTCCCGCTCGCCGCGTGGACCGTGCGGGCTTTGACTCGCCTGCCGCAACGGGGCGTCGTCACCGTCGCGACGAATGTGCCCGGGCCGCGAAAATCGTTGCGCTTCTTGGGCTGCAAGGCCTCTCGGCTACTGCCCATCCCGCCTCTGGCGATGCAGTTGCGAACCGGCGTCGCGATCATGAGCTATGCCGACCAGCTGGTGTTCGGTGTGATCGGGGACTACGACGCGGCGCCTGACGTCGAAGAACTGGCTGCCGGTATCGAACGGGCAATCGCCCGACTGGCCGCCATCAGCGTCGGGCATTGGCGTTCCACTCCGGTTGGGACTCTCCAACTCGTACAAGGAGGTTGATCAGTATGACCAAGGGATCCGAACTCGACGTCCTGACCCGCAGGCAGTGTCTCGATCTGTTGCAGGGGCCACGCGTCGGGCGGTTGGTGTTCACCGAGGACGCCGTGCCCGCGGTGCAGCCGGTCAACTATCGGATGTGGCGGGACGACGTGGTGTTCCGAGTCGCGGGCGGGCCGAAGCTGACCGCGGCCATGCACAACCAGGTGGTCGCATTCGAGGTAGACGAGCTGGACGCAGATCTACACACCGGCTGGAGCGTGACGGTCGTCGGGCATGCGAAGCCGATCACCGACGTGGATGAACTCGTCGAGGTTGCCGGGACGTTCGTGCAGCCATGGGTAGAGGGCCGGCGCGAACACTTCGTCCGCATCACCACCGAGAAGGTGACGGGGCGGCAATTCCGCAATCGCGGAGTACCGCACTACCAGGGTGTGACCGCCAACGTCGAAACGCAATAGCGCGCGACTAATACCGCAGACGGTCGCCCACCACCCGCACCATTCCGGGGTGCTGGCTGGTGTATAGCGGATGCAGGATCATGGGGTGCCGGCAGTGCGCGCAGGAAGCCTGCGGCTGGTTCACCGATGCCAAGGTCAGATGGTGGCATTCAGTGCAGCGGACGACATAACACGTGCCTACCCAGTTCGCCAATCCCAGGTAGATCGCGACTGTCGTCCCTGCCGCCAGCACCATGATCAGCGCCATGGTGAGCACTTCGTAGACCGTCATGACGGGTTACCTCCGATCACGCCAGTGCGAACCCAACTTCAAAGGTAGCGCGCGATCCTTATGACTTTCTGGCTCTTCGGAACACCTTGTCCAGTTCTTTACCGCGCAATCCATTGTGCTCGGCTTTGCGGACCTTGTGCAGTACCAGAGGACAGCGTTTGCAGCGGGGCTTGCTGCGACAGCACTTCTTTTTGGGTTTCAGAGCGGCGATCTTGGTGGACTTCAAACTGATCGCTCCTCGCGTGCGCAGAACGTGACGGGGCTCTCTCGTTTTCGTGATCGACCGGCCGAACTGCGAGAATCTGCAGCGTGGATTCACGGCCCAGTTTCAGAAACGTCGCCATCGTCGCCCACGTCGACCACGGTAAGACGACCCTAGTCGACGCGATGCTGCGGCAGTCGGGTGCCTTGACGCACCGCGGCGACGACGCTGTTGAACGCCTGATGGATTCCGGTGACCTGGAAAAAGAAAAAGGCATCACCATCCTGGCCAAGAACACCGCGGTGCACCGGCACCACCCGGACGGCACCATGACGGTGATCAACGTCATCGATACCCCGGGGCACGCCGACTTCGGTGGCGAGGTGGAGCGTGGCCTGTCCATGGTCGACGGTGTGGTGCTGCTGGTAGACGCGTCGGAGGGACCGTTGCCGCAGACCCGCTTCGTGCTGCGTAAGGCGCTGTCCGCGCACCTTCCGGTGATCCTGGTGGTCAACAAGACCGACCGTCCCGACGCCCGGATCTCCGCCGTCGTCGAGGAGAGCCACGACCTGCTGCTCGACGTCGCCTCAGACCTCGATGAGGAAGCCCAGGCATCCGCCGAGAAGGCCCTGGACCTGCCCACGCTGTACGCGTCGGGACGTGCCGGCATCGCCTCGACGACGCAGCCGGCCGACGGCGAGAACCCCGACGGCGAGAACCTCGACCCGCTGTTCGACGTGCTGATGGAGCACATCCCGGCGCCGTCGGGCGACCCGGAGGCGCCGCTGCAGGCGCTGGT encodes:
- a CDS encoding (deoxy)nucleoside triphosphate pyrophosphohydrolase, producing the protein MDEQIVVAGALISAGALLVAQRERPPELAGLWELPGGKVGPGESDADALARELREELGVGVSVGARIGVDVALNATMTLRAYLVALTDGSPRPQDHRALRWVTLDELPLLDWVPADRAWIDDLAAAMHPD
- a CDS encoding 4a-hydroxytetrahydrobiopterin dehydratase, which gives rise to MAVLTNDQVDAALVDLPGWEHAGGALRRSVKFPAFLDGIDAVRRVAEFAEQKDHHPDVDIRWRTVTFALVTHSAGGITEKDVDMAREIDRILGQ
- a CDS encoding pyridoxamine 5'-phosphate oxidase family protein gives rise to the protein MTKGSELDVLTRRQCLDLLQGPRVGRLVFTEDAVPAVQPVNYRMWRDDVVFRVAGGPKLTAAMHNQVVAFEVDELDADLHTGWSVTVVGHAKPITDVDELVEVAGTFVQPWVEGRREHFVRITTEKVTGRQFRNRGVPHYQGVTANVETQ
- a CDS encoding wax ester/triacylglycerol synthase family O-acyltransferase; this encodes MEQLTALDAGFLEAEDSDRHVSLAIGAVAVLDGPMPDADTVIATLAERACSVPRLQHVLHTQPLDLAAPYWVQDNNFDAAHHIHRTALPRPGDDAALYRLLGDVMERRLDRDRPLWECWVVDGLQHGRWAILMKVHHCVADGIAATRLLRRLCDDPTDVPPESGKDSAPFRPLHWIAGAWRMSMDLLGAAIQAVRGVADIAAGLLRPAAASSLIGSITSMRRYTSVAVPLDDVVSVCRAFGVTVNDVALAALTDSYRSVLVGRGEKPQANSLRTLVPVSVRSDGARDGTDNRVSVMLPYLPVDKADPVHQLRTVHARLARTKAGGQCLAGNALASAANVIPFPLAAWTVRALTRLPQRGVVTVATNVPGPRKSLRFLGCKASRLLPIPPLAMQLRTGVAIMSYADQLVFGVIGDYDAAPDVEELAAGIERAIARLAAISVGHWRSTPVGTLQLVQGG
- a CDS encoding mannosyltransferase yields the protein MRLYRYAWLLLALSVAARLAFSYLVPNGTNMVDLHVYLGGAAALDHPGTLYQYTYGDKTPDFLLPFTYPPFAAMVFYPLQFLPFGVVAFFWQIATIVALYGVVRVSQRMLGRYTDPRLTPLWTAVGIWIEPLRSTFDYGQVNVILTLAVIYAVYSERWWLSGLLVGLAAGVKLTPAVSGLYFLGARRWATVAFSAVVFFGTVVLSLLVVGDEARYYFTDLLGDARRIGPIGTVFNQSWRGGISRILGHDAGYGPVVLAGIVVTAVLAVLAWRAVGGSDGDRLGGIIIVSLFGLLLSPISWTHHWVWLVPLMIWLLHGSLRDRRGAQILGWGWLGLTLVGAPWLLSFAQPTIWEISRPWYLAWADLVYIVATLVTLGWIATTGPGYGRFRVPYRRPSR